The sequence below is a genomic window from Pseudomonas cannabina.
CACATCGTTGAGCGGATAATTGCCCGGATACAGCATCAGCATGCGATCGACCCGCTGCTGCGCGTCTGCCAACCGGTTGTTGGTGATGTCCAGATCGATCTGCGTCAGGTTGTAGGTGATGTCATTGGGGGCTTTTTCGAGCAGCGGCTTGAGGCCTTCCCTTGCTTCGTTGAGCTGTCCGCCCTTGATCTGTGCAATGGCCAGCCCGTAGCGCGCAGCGTCCGAGTTCGGGTTTTCAACCAGTTGAGCGCGAAAGCGTTTGGCGGCAATGCCTGGTGTTTCCTCGTAAATCAGTGCGACGCGGGCGCGCATCAGCTGATAAAGCAGGCTGTCTTCCTTGCCGCCGGGTTTGGCTTGCTCGGCACGGTTGCGGGTGTCGGCGATACGCGATTCGCTGACCGGGTGAGTCAGCAAAAACTCCGGCGGCCTGGCGTCAAAGCGGTACTGGCGCATGAGGCGCTCGAACATGGTCGGCATGTTGCGTGGGTCATAGCCTGCCTTTTCCAGATTGAGGATGCCGATACGGTCTGCTTCCTGCTCGTTCTGGCGCGAAAAGCGGCGCTGTTCCTGAATGGCGGCAGCCTGCGAGCCGGCGATGGCAGCGATCCCGGCATCACCGGCGCCTGCTGCGGCCATGACGATGCCTGCCAGCATTGCCGCCATTACCGGCACCTGCATGCGTTGTTGAGCTTCTATGCCCCTGGCGAAGTGTCGTTGTGACAAGTGCGCCAGTTCGTGGGCCAGTACCGAGGCGTATTCACCTTCGGTCTGGGCGTTCAGAAACAGGCCGCCGTTGACGCCGATGATGCCGCCGGGTGCGGCGAAGGCGTTGAGCTGCGGGCTGTTGATCAGAATGAATTCAAGTCGGCGGTCCTGCACCTGACTGGTTTCGGCCAGTCGATAGACCGTCGTTTCGACATAGTCCTTGAGTTGCGGGTCCGACAATTGGCCCACCTGGCCACGTAGCAGGCCCAGCCACGCGCGGCCGAGACGATGCTCCTGTTCGGGGGAGACAATCGAGGAGCTGGCGTCGCCAAGTGATGGCAGGTCATCCGCCATGCCATGCGTTGCAAACAGGCAGGCGAGGGTGAGCAGTGTGGGACGCAAAAAATTCATGCACGAAGCTCTGGTCAGAAGAACCTGTACTGTAGCTGGCTCAATGGCGTGCTGACCAGAGTGAGGTATTCTTGCCAGCCTGTTCGGCATGCCTTTTCGGACCTGATTGCCGAGGCTGCTTTGTAATTTGATGTGTCTGCCTGGAGAGAATCGATGTCTGACGCTGTAGCACGCCCTGCGGCTTGTGATGCCGAGCTGGATGCCAGCGGGCTTAATTGTCCGCTGCCACTGCTGAAAGCCAAGATGGAGCTCAATCGTCTGGCCAGCGGTGCGGTGTTGAAAGTGATCGCAACCGATGCAGGCTCACAGCGTGATTTTCGAACGTTTGCCAGGCTCGCCGGGCATGAGCTTTTACACGAAGAAGCCGATGCGGGCGTTTATCGCTATTGGCTTCGCAAGACCTGATTCGCCGCCGCTATTTTTCCGAAAAGGAAGTTTGATGTTCAACGTGCTTCGCAACTGGATGCAACGCTATTTCTCTGACGAAGAGGCAGTGGTGCTGGCGGTCTTGCTGGTCCTGGCGTTCACCCTGGTCCTGACCTTGGGCGGAATGCTGGCCCCGGTACTGGCCGGGTTGGTCCTGGCCTTTCTGATGCACGGCCTGGTCAGCCTGCTGGAACGCCTGAAAATGCCTGAGATGGCCGCCGTCGGTCTGGTGTTTACGTTATTCATCGGCGTATTGCTGGTGTTTCTGCTGGTACTGGTGCCGCTGCTCTGGCATCAGATGATCACGCTGTTCAACGAATTGCCGGGCATGTTTGCCAAATGGCAGTCAGTGCTGCTGTTGCTGCCGGAACGCTATCCGCATCTGGTTTCCGATGAGCAGGTTCTGCTGGCGATCGAAGTGGCGCGGGGCGAAGTCGGAAAAGTCGGCCAGTTGGCGCTGACGTTTTCGCTGTCCAGCCTGCCGGTGCTGGTCAACCTGATGATCTATCTGGTGCTGGTGCCTATCCTGGTGTTCTTCTTCCTCAAGGATCGGCACATGATTGGTCGCTGGGCGCGGGGCTACTTGCCACGTGAGCGTGCGTTGCTCAATCGTGTGGCTGACGAGATGAAACGCCAGATCGCCAATTACATCCGCGGCAAAGTCATTGAAATCTTTATCTGCGGTGGCGTGACCTACATCGCCTTCGTCGCGCTCGGGCTTAATTACGCTGCGTTGCTGGCAATGCTGGTGGGCATATCGGTGGTCGTGCCGTATGTCGGTGCGGTGGTGGTGACCGTGCCCGTGGCGCTGATCGGATTGTTTCAGTGGGGGTGGGGGGATCAATTCATCTATCTGATGATCGCTCACGCAATCATCCAGGCACTGGACGGCAACGTTCTGGTGCCGCTGCTGTTTTCCGAGGCGGTCAATCTGCACCCGGTCGCGATCATCTGCGCCGTTCTGTTGTTCGGCGGCCTGTGGGGTTTCTGGGGGATTTTCTTTGCGATTCCGCTGGCCACCTTGTTCAAGGCCGTGCTCGACGCCTGGCCGCGCAATGAGCCGCCCGTGGCGCCGTTGCTTTGATAACGCTGCGGCACCGTGCACGCCGCAGCAGTTATCGACTGATCAGCTTGACTTGGCGTTCAGTGCTTCTGCCTGAGCCAGCACTTCGGCGACATGGCCTGGCACCTTCACGCCGCGCCATTCCTGACGCAGTACGCCTTCCTTGTCGATCAGAAAGGTGCTGCGATCAACGCCGAGGTATTCCTTGCCGTACAGCTTCTTGAGCTTGATGACGTCGAACAGTTGGCAGAGGGCTTCGTCCTTGTCCGAGATCAGCTCGAACGGGAAGGACTGCTTGGCCTTGAAATTCTCGTGGGTCTTCAGGCTGTCGCGGGACACGCCCAGCACAACGGTGTTGGCGGCCTGAAAACTGGCGATGTGATCGCGAAAGTCCTGGCCTTGCGTGGTGCAGCCGGGCGTGTTGTCTTTCGGATAAAAATAAATCACCACCTGCTGACCTTTGAGTGCAGACAGATCGATTGTCTGCCCGCTGGTAGCAGGAGCCTGAAAATCGGGAACCGGTTGATCTACTGTAATGGTCATGGGGACTCCTTACATTGGGGCTTGTGGGCGCCAGGGTTCGATCAGTGCGTCCAGATTGAGCGCGTCGGCGAAATCGAGAAACTGATCGCGCAGCCAGCTGATTTGCGTGCCGGCCGGCAGCGTGACGGTGAACGTGGCGTTAAGCATCGTGCCGCCTGTCTGTGGCGCCTGGTACGTATCGCAGATCAGGTTTTCC
It includes:
- a CDS encoding sulfurtransferase TusA family protein, translated to MSDAVARPAACDAELDASGLNCPLPLLKAKMELNRLASGAVLKVIATDAGSQRDFRTFARLAGHELLHEEADAGVYRYWLRKT
- a CDS encoding M48 family metalloprotease codes for the protein MNFLRPTLLTLACLFATHGMADDLPSLGDASSSIVSPEQEHRLGRAWLGLLRGQVGQLSDPQLKDYVETTVYRLAETSQVQDRRLEFILINSPQLNAFAAPGGIIGVNGGLFLNAQTEGEYASVLAHELAHLSQRHFARGIEAQQRMQVPVMAAMLAGIVMAAAGAGDAGIAAIAGSQAAAIQEQRRFSRQNEQEADRIGILNLEKAGYDPRNMPTMFERLMRQYRFDARPPEFLLTHPVSESRIADTRNRAEQAKPGGKEDSLLYQLMRARVALIYEETPGIAAKRFRAQLVENPNSDAARYGLAIAQIKGGQLNEAREGLKPLLEKAPNDITYNLTQIDLDITNNRLADAQQRVDRMLMLYPGNYPLNDVRIDVLLKQNRTAEAEKSLEALLKTRPDDPDIWYVVAETRGLNGNTVGLHQARAEYFALVGDFRQAIQQLDFAKRRAANNFQLASRIDARQKDLMEQERMVKEMMN
- a CDS encoding AI-2E family transporter — translated: MFNVLRNWMQRYFSDEEAVVLAVLLVLAFTLVLTLGGMLAPVLAGLVLAFLMHGLVSLLERLKMPEMAAVGLVFTLFIGVLLVFLLVLVPLLWHQMITLFNELPGMFAKWQSVLLLLPERYPHLVSDEQVLLAIEVARGEVGKVGQLALTFSLSSLPVLVNLMIYLVLVPILVFFFLKDRHMIGRWARGYLPRERALLNRVADEMKRQIANYIRGKVIEIFICGGVTYIAFVALGLNYAALLAMLVGISVVVPYVGAVVVTVPVALIGLFQWGWGDQFIYLMIAHAIIQALDGNVLVPLLFSEAVNLHPVAIICAVLLFGGLWGFWGIFFAIPLATLFKAVLDAWPRNEPPVAPLL
- a CDS encoding peroxiredoxin → MTITVDQPVPDFQAPATSGQTIDLSALKGQQVVIYFYPKDNTPGCTTQGQDFRDHIASFQAANTVVLGVSRDSLKTHENFKAKQSFPFELISDKDEALCQLFDVIKLKKLYGKEYLGVDRSTFLIDKEGVLRQEWRGVKVPGHVAEVLAQAEALNAKSS